The Streptomyces durmitorensis genome contains the following window.
GTGCTCCGTGGCGTGGAGGTAGTGCTCGAAGAGGTCGCGCAGATGGGCTCCGTCACCGCTGCTGAGCAGGGACTTCGACCAGCGCAGGGCCACGTGCAGGCGGCCCGCGGTGGACGCCGTGGTCACGGTCAGGCCGCGTGGCAGACGGGCGGGGGCGGAGAACCAGACGGCGTGCGCGCGTCCCGCGTCACCGAAGTCGAGGGAGTACGGAACGCGCCCGATGTTGCTGAGCAGCGTGGTGGAGGTCCAGGGCGCTGCGGCTCTGCGCAGGCCGCGCGTGACGGCGGCTCTGAGGGTGACGGGCAGGACGGGCGAGGTCAGCAGGGCTGCCCCACGGCCGAGTTGGGGCCGGGGGAGGGCCTTGAGGGCGCGGGTGCGGTCGGCGGTGCGGCGCAGGAGTGCGCCGATGTCCTGCGGCCCCCAGTCCTCGGAGGTCAACTCGGCCGCGCTGAAAGGCACTTCGACGAGCCGCGTGCCGTTCCCGATGGGCATGTCCATGTCCCGGGTCCGGTCGTCGACGGGCATGGTGATCCGGAACGGCTTGGGCCGGGCCCCGTGCTCCCGGTTCCAGTGCGCGATCATCAGCGCGGTCGCCACCATGAGCTGATCGTTCACGGTGAACGGCGCCCCCTTGGGCCGCCGCGGCACGGAGAACTCGGCGACGAGCATGCCGTTGCCGGGGGAGGGCTCGGGGGTGCCGCGCGAGACGCGGGCGGGAGGAGCCCACCCGGAGGGCGCGTCGCCGACGTCCTCGGCACGCTCGGGAGCGGAGGGCGAGGGCGTACGCAGCGGGGGCGCGGCGGGGGAGTTGTCCTGCCCGCCGTACAGCTCGGCGGCGGTGGCGAGGACGCGGAGGCAGGCGGGGCCGTCGAGGGCGGTGTGGTTGATGGTGAGGAAAAGGACGCTGCTGCTGCTGGCGGGGCGCCTTTCGCTGGCGGGGCGCCCTGAGCTGGGCGGGGTGCCTCCGGTGCCAGTGCTCCCCAAGGCGCCGGAGGCAGCGGCATTCACCGCGCCACCCGCACCCGCCGCGCCGCCCGCACCCGCTGTGCCGCCCGCACCCGCTGTGCCGCCCGCACCCGCTGTGCTGCCTGCACCTGCTGTGCTGCCTGCACCCGTCGTGCTGCCTGCACCTGCTGTGCTGCCTGCACCCGTCGTGCTGCCTGCACCTGCTGTGCTGCCTGCACCCGTCGTGCTGCCTGCACCTGCTGTGCTGCCTGCACCTGCTGTGCTGCCTGCACCTGCTGTGCTGCCTGCACCTGCTGTGCTGCCTGCACCCGTCGTGCTGCCTGCACCTGCTGTGCTGCCTGCACCCGTCGTGCTGCCTGCACCTGCTGTGCCGCCTGCACCCGTCGTGCCGCCCGCACCTGCCGTGCCGCCTGCACCCGTCGTGCCGCCCGCACCCGTCGTGCTGCCTGCACCTGCTGTGCTGCCTGCACCCGTCGTGCCGCCCGCACCCGCCGCGCCACCCGCACCCGTCGTGCCGCCTGTGCTGCCGGGGACAGGCTGGGTGCCTTCCGTGTGGGTGGTTCCCGGGGTGTTGGGGACACCGAGGCTGCTGGAGTCGGCCGTGCCCGCCTCTGCGCTTGCGGTGGCTCCGCTCGACTCGGCGACCGCCGGGTTGTCGCCCGAGGCGAGTGCGTCACCCGCGCCGGGCGAGGTCGGGGCGGCTGCGCTGCCCGGAGTGACGCGCTCGGCGTGGGTATGCGCACTGCCCCCGCCGTCACCCCCGCCGGAGGCGGCGATCACCTCCAAGCGGATCGGGGGTGAGGCCGACAGGGGTGGGGCCTCGGACAGGGAGCGGACGCGGGCCTTCTTCAGGGCGTCCCGTTCCGCGGACGGGAACGTCACGACCTCCACGTCCGGATCCGCCGTCAGTTCCCACTCGTAGCGGCGGCGGTACCAAGGCCCCCGCGCCTCCCGCATCAGGATGCGCGGGTGGCGGCGCAGGGCCTCGTTGAACGCGGCCTTCAGGCGGGCCGGGTCCGGGGTGCCCGGCAGGTGGACCTCGATGTGTACCGTCTCCGGCTCCTCCTCCTGGAGGCAGTGCCGGGCGACCTCGTCGACGACGGGGAACGGCACGCGCTCCGGGGGCCGTTCGGGTCCGTCCGCGTGACGTGCCGGGTGATCGAGTGCGGTCATCGTTCCGTGTCCTCCCCGGGGGCGGAGGGCGCCGCGGCTCCCGCGAGCCCCTCCTCCGACCTTGGCCTGCGCCGCCTGAAGCGCGTGGTCCGCGCGGTCCGCGTGCCCGACGGTGCCGGTTCCGGCTGGGCGGACGCGGGGCCCCTGGCGGAGATGGTGGAGCTGGTGGCCGCCTGCGGCGCGCCACCGTCCTGGCCGCTGCCGGGGCCGCCCGGCTCGTTCTCCCCGCGCTTCCTGCGCGGCAGCGGCGTCGTCCCCAGATCCCGGTCGGGACCCAGCGGCTGAGGCGCCACCGGAGGAGCCGCGGGCGGCGGCTGGTGCGCAGGCGGCTGGTGCGGAGGCGGACCCCAGGGGGCGGCCTCGCCACCTCCACCCGTGTCCCCGGATCCGTACGCCGCCGGTTCCTCCGCGGCGGCACCCCGCACGCTCACCAGCGCCGCGAACAGAGCGATGAGCGCCAGGAGTTGGGCGGCCGGGCTGAACGCGCCCGCGTCCGACGTCGTCGGCTCACCAGCTCCCACCGCCGCCACGATCCCCGCCCCGGCCATCGCCACGAAGGCGAGCGGGACGAGCAGCGCGTGACGGCGCCACGCGAGGAGGGCCAGCGCCGGCACGAGCAGCGCGAACCAGCCCGCGATCACCGCGGCCACCAGCGTCAGCGCCACCGTGCCCAGGATCAGACCGGGCGCGGGCGGCGCCAGGTCGGGACCGTCCGGGTTCGGCTCGCGGCGCCGGATCAGGACCAGGGCGAGCAGGGCCAGGACGGCGACACCGCCGCCGATCAGGCCGATCTCGTAGATCCGCGACGGCTCGTAACTCAGCTTGACCGTGCCGCCCTCGCCCTCGGGGACCAGGAAGCCCTGCTGCCAGCCGTCGAGGCGTACGGACGACAGCTCCTTGCCGTTGAGCGTCGCCTTCCAGCCGTCGTTGACGTTCTCGTACGTCGAGAGATAGGAGGCCGCGCCCGCGCCCACCGCGATCTCGCGCCGGTCGCCGAGCCAGTCCTTGATGTTCAGGGAACGGGACTCCTCGTCGATCGTGCCCGGCGTCCCCTGCGTCAGCGAGACGTCCATGAGGGTGAGCGGACCCGCGTCCCCGGCCTCGACGGTGTGCTCGCCGGAGCCGAGGGAGACCTTCGTGTTCTCCGTGCCGCGCGAGCAGAGCGTCACCTCGATGGGCCGCCGCTCGACCAGATCCCGTACGGAACCCTTGGCGCTCGTCGCGTACAGCTTGCCGTCGACGGCGAGCTCCGGGCCTTCCCCGCAGGCGAGTTCGAACTTCTCCGAGGCCGCGGGCTGCTTCGTCCGGTACTTGTCCAGGGCCGGGACGTAGACCTCGGTGAGGCCCACCGGCAGTTGCAGGTCGTCGTCCGCCACCGGGTTGTGGACCGTCAGGGGCGCGGTCTCGGTGATCGTGACGGTCAGCTCGTCCGTGGTGATCGGAGAGAACCGCGCGTTGCCGTTCTCGTCGACCCCGGCGACCGCCGCACCGTCCGGCGAGCTGATCTCGATCTTCTCGGGGCGCGTCGAGAGCCCGCCCGCCGCCGGAAGGACGATCTCACCGATCGGCTGCTTGCCCTTCCACTTCAGATGGACCACCGGACTGTCACCGGCGATCCAGGCCGTCGTCAGATCGCCGTCCGTGAGGTTGCGCGGCGACAGGCTGCCGCCGAGCTTCGACGTGGAGTCGGCGCTCGCGACGATCTGGTCCTTCTGCTCCGGAGCCACCTTGTAGAGCAGCTTGTCAAGATCGGACCCCGGCACGGCGACCGCGCTCGCACTCACCTCGTACTCGGCCTCGGCCGGAGTCTCGAAGCGGCGGTGCAGCCCCGCCTCGGAGTTGACCGGCGACAGCGCGCTCGGGTCCGAGGAGCGGTGCATCGAGTACGTCGTCGCGTCGGCGCCCGCGGCCCCTTCCCGACTGGCGTCGGACCCGGTGTCCTTGGGCAGCTGGAGCAGCTTCGTCACGCGCACACCCGGCACGGTGATCTCCGAGAACCCCGCGCCCGTCAGGCCCTCGTGGCCGATCTGCGCGTCGAGGATGGTGACCTTCAGCCAGCTGGAATCACCGGCAGGGGCCTTGACGCTCTGCCGCATGCCGTTGGGCTGGAGCGAACTCGTGCGGCTGCCCTGCTCCGTCTCCACCTTCACCCGCGTCGGCGCGGCCCGCACGCCCTCCTGCGGCAGCGGGATGACCCGGATCGAGGCGGGGATGGACTCCTTGGACCTGAACTCCGCCTTGATCCAGGCGCCCTTCGGCTTTCCGGGGCTGCCCTCGGCCCACGAAGTGGCGGGGTTGCCGTCGAAGGCGTTCACGGGGTCGTACTGCGGCAGGTGGAAGAGCCAGTTGCCGTAGCTCGACGCCGTCACGGACTTCGCGCCGCGCAGCACCGCCGTCGTCTGGTGCTCGATCCCCTTGGTCGGGAGGATCTGGTGGGGCTTCTTGCCCGCGTCCTGGACGGCGTCGCTCGCGTTGCGTTCGCCCGGTGTGTACGTATAGGAGGTGTTGGAGTTGACCAGGCCGAAGCGCGTGTCGGCCCGGCGAAGTCCGTCACCGACCGCCTGCAGGCCGGGAGTTCCGACGCCCGGGTGGTTGTCGCCCGTCAGGACGGAGGGGCGGTCGCGCATCGAGGGGTCGGCGGACAGCTGGAGCAGCGATTCGGGGCCGCCGCTCACCACGGCCGTGTTGGAGACCGGCTTGATCCCGGCCTGCCCCGGCCGCTCGGCGCCCGAGCTCGGGGCGTAGATCTCCACCGCGCGCTCGCGCGGGTAGAGGCCCTCGACCTGGAGGGGCGTGTCCTTGGGGATCGTTCCGCCGGTCTCTGTCGGACCGAAGCCGGTGACACGGTCGAAGCCCGACTCCTCCAGGGTCCGCTTCACGGTCGCGGTGGGCACGTTCCCGATCTGGTCGGGGTCGAGGTCATTGCGTACGACGACGTAGTACAGGCCCGCGCGCGTCAGGTAGTCGCGCAGACCGGGGACCGCGCCGCCCGTCGTGAGCGCCTGCTCCACCGCGTCCATCGCGCGCCGGTTGCCGGGCGTGCCGAACGGGACGTAGTCCCGCTGCGCCCAGCGCGACTCGGCGAGCACGTCGAGGGGCTGGTCGATGGGCGAGCCCCAGGTGTAGATGCCGTGCGCGGTGGCGGGCACCACGAGCGCGCGGGAGTCGGGGGAGTACTTCTTCAGCCAGTCGCCCGTCGCCTCCCAGTAGTTGGGCAGCTTCTGGAACGAACCGGGCTGGAGGATCGAGCCGTTCAAGTAAGGGAAGGCGAGCCCCGGAAGGACCAGCAGGGCGGCGATCAGCGGGGCGAACTTGCGCCCGCGCACCGGCCGCGCCCCGCGCGACTGCGCGGCCACGCCCACGAGATGCATCAGACCGAAGACAAGGGCGAGCGCGAGGCCCGTCTGGAACTTGTAGATGTTGCGGAAGGGGACGAGCCCGCCGTTCAGCCACGACTGCACCGTCTCGTGGAAGGGCGCCCCGAACGCGCCGCCGTACCCGGCGAGCGTGATCAGGACGACCGAGAGCACGGTCAGGACCAGCCAGCGCCGCTCCGGCAGATCGCGCCGCGCGAGCCCGGCGAGGCCGAGAGCGGCGGCGAGCGCCGAGCAGACGACGACGATCACGGACGTCGCGACCGTCCACCCCGCGGGCAGCCATGCCTCGCCGAAGTGCAGGTACGCGACCCAGTTGCCGGCGCCGCGCAGCGTCTCCGTGGCCGACATCGTGCCGGTCGTGGTGGCCGAATTCTCCACGTACGGAAGGAAGTTCTCGCCGTAGATGCCGAGCATCAACAGCGGCACCACCCACCAGGCGGTGGCGAGGATGACGCCGGGCACCCACCAGGTGATCAGCTTCCGCTTGCGCGGGCCGTTCGGTCTCGACAGGAGATACAGGCCCACCGGAAGGAGGGACGCCAGCGTCGCCGCCGCGTTCACGCCGCCCATGAAGGGGATGACGAGCGCCGAGCGCAGGGCCGCCGAGCGCGCGCTGATCCGGTCGTTCGTCAGCGGGAGCAGCACCCACGGCAGCAGGGCGCCGGGCAGTGCCGCCGCCGACGTCGACCCGACGACGACCGTGAACGTCGGCCACAGGGCGTACGCCACCGCGCCGATCAGCCGGCTCGAACTGCTGCCGATCCGCAGCCGCTCGGCGAGCCGCAGCGCACCCCAGAACGCGGTGGCCACGATCAGCGAGAGCCAGAGCCGCTCCGCGAGCCACACGGGCAGCTGGACGAGATCCGCCAGGCCGTAGAACGGCAGCATCGGCCACGTATAGCCGACGTACTGGTCCTGGATCCCGCCGAAGCCGCCCCGGTCGTGCCAGAGCTGGCCCAGGTCGGAGAGGAACTGCCAGGGGTCGACGGCGACCCCCAGCTTGGTGTCGAACGTCATCCGCCCCGGCTTCACGGCCAGGAAGAGGACGAAGACCACGGCCCAGAACCCGAGGAGCCAGCGCTTGGAGCGCGGACCTCTGCCGGGTTCGGGGGCGTCAGCCGTTGGCCGGACTGCCGCCGGGGGTGGGGCCTGGACCGTGGTCATGGACACCGCCTGAGGATGAGGAGGAGATTCCAGGTGGCGAACTCGCGTACACCCGGCACTTTGGTGATGCCACTGGCCCAGAACGGCCAGTAGCGGGACCGTGCGGACACGACGGACACGTCTTCCCTCGCCCGCACTTGGCGCAGGGTCGGGCCGACGTGGTGAGCGAAGAGGTTCTCGCCGAGCGTGTGTTTGGCTGCTTTACCGGTACGTCGTTCATAGCGGGCGCGCCCACGGGCGCCGCCCAGGTAGTGCCAGGGCGCCCACTCGTGGCCGCCCCACGGCGAGTACCAGTTGGTGAAGGAGACGTAGATCAGACCACCCGGCCTGGTCACCCGCACCATCTCGCTGAGGAACGTCTGCGGATCGTCCACGTGCTCGAGGACGTTGGAGGAGAAAGTGACATCGGCGACGCCGTCCGCCAGCGGGAGCAGGTAGCCGTCGGCGACGACCGAACCCTCCGGCGGCTTGGCGCCCAGCTCGGCCGGGTCCGGCTCGAAGAGGAAACTCTGCGCGCCGCGCCGCCGGAACTCCTCGGTGAAGTAGCCGCCGCCACCGCCGACATCGACGACGACACGGCCCTTGACCGGTCCATAGGCCTCGACCTGGTCGGCGGCGTCACGGGCGAGCAGGGTGTAACACCGCTCGGGCTCTTGCTGCTCGCGCAGGAAGGCCCGGAAGAGGGTGAGCGAGCGCCGCAGCGAAGGATCTCTCATGCCCTTGAGCCACTTTCTGCCGCGGGGCAAACGGTCGGGTGGGCGGGAGAAGAAAGCGCACGCCGCGCTGCCGGGACACTCATGGCGCACCGATGCCCGACGCCACGGCTTCTGCGGCCACGGCTTGAAACTCACGTACGGAATTCGCCCACCGGTAACCGGTCGCCCGTTCGCCCGCCGCCTTGCCAAAGGTCTCGCGGCGCTCGGAGCTCAGCGCCAGGGTGCACCAGGCGGCGGCGAAGGAACTCTCGCCCCGGGCGAGCAGCCCGGTCACGCCGTCCTCGATGGAGTCACGCACACCCGGTACGTCGAAGCCGATCGCCGGGGTCGAGCGGGTCGCCGCCTCGGTGATGACCAGGCCCCAGCCCTCCACGGCGGAGGGATGAAGCAGCATCCACGCCTCGCAGAGCAGCCGGTGCTTCTCGGCCTCGGAGACATGGCCCTTGAACTCCACGCCAGGACCGGCGAGTTGCTGCAGCCGCTGCCGCTCGGGCCCGTCGCCCACGATCACCAGACGTCCTCCGGTGACGGGTCTGACGCGCTCCCAGAGGCGAAGGAGCAGATCGATGCGCTTGTACTCGACGAGCCGTCCCATCGCCAGGAACAAAGGCTCGTCCGAGCGGGGGTGGAGCGGGCCCGGCTCCTCGACCCCGTTGTGGACTATGCGTATTCGCTCACGCTCGACGCCTATCGCGCGCAGGGCGGTGGCCGTCGACGGCGAGACGGCCACCAGGAGATTGCCGCGCTGGGCACCGGAGAGCGACCAGTGTTCGAGTCTTCGGCCGAGCCGGGCCGCGGGGGCGAGCGCGCCCTGGAAGCGCATCCCCCACAGATCGGTGTGGACGTGGTTGACCAGGCACAGCGTGGGCCCGCGGTGCCACAGCGGCGCCAGGTACGGCATGCCGTTGCAGACCTCGACAAGGAGGTCGCAGTCGCCGACCTGCCGGGTGAAGGCGGAGCGCGAGCGCAGATAGTGCCCGAGGTCTCCGCCGGCCGACACGACGCGGTAGTCGCGGAAGGCGGCAGGGCCCCCGCACAGGAGGGTGACCTCATGGCCGAGCTTGCTCAGTCCGTCGGCCAGTCGGTCGACGAGCAGTTCGGATCCGCCCGCGGCCGGGTTTCCGAGGTCGCGCCGGGCGAGAAAAACGATCCGGCTCGGCTGCGGGGGAAGTGCCGGGAGCCGTTGCGCGACCCGGGGGGCGGCGTCGCGCAGCGGAGAAGGCACGTGCTGGGGCATGCGTGCTCCAACTCGTCAGGGTGCGGAACCGTGAGGTCGCTATGGGGGGTTGCACCGTTCGGGGGTCGCTTGCGGAGGTGCTGTGCTCTGGCTGTGCGGGGGCGGTGCGGGGACTGTGCTGGGGTGGGGTCGTTAGTTTTCGCCGCCGTGTTCGACGCGGCTACTCACCGAAGTGACAACTTTCGGGGTTTCAACTGCTGACGTCTCATCACATCGTGGTGGGTTGCAGGGCGGTTGGTGACGTATCGCTATTCGGACCGCTCGGCTCCGCCGCGGAACCCGGCCCTCCGGGCCCTTGTGCCCCACTGTCGGAACGCCGTCCGCGCAGGACGAGAACGCCTCCCGCGATGGCCAGCAGCGCACCCAGCACACCCGTCCCGACCGGCAGCGTCTCGCCCAGGAGCTTCAGCCGGCTGCTGTCGTCGTCCGCGAGCTCGACCTGCGCCTTCTGGGTCTTCTCGGTGAACGCGATGCGCTTGCTCTCAAGCAGCACCGTCGCGTCCTTGTCCGAGCCGGGCGCGCGCAGCGTCTTGCGGGGGCCGATCGCCGCGTAGATGATCCGGCCGGTGCGCTTGTCGGCGACCAGCTCGACGCCGTGGTTGGAGTACCACTCCTCGGCGATCACGTTGCTGCGCTTGGGCTGCCCCACCAGGCGGCCCGGCACGAGGCGGGTCCCGGTCTTGGCGGGCTTCACCTTGGCGGTGAAGCGGTAGCCCTCGTAGCCCTGGATCTTCTTCGTGCCCCGGAAGGTCAGCGGAACGGTCGCGCCGAGGGTGTTGTCCCACCAGACGTAGGAACGCCGTTCCACGTCGAAGGGGAACTTGAGGTAGGCCTCGCCCTCGAAGTACGGCTTCTCGTCGCAGCAGTGCACCGGCTTGTTGGTCTCGCGGTCGGTGACCCAGCGCTCCTGCGTGAACTGGAGCGAATCGTGCGGGTCCGAGGCCGGCAGGGACTTGTCCGGATCGACGGACGTGACCACGTCCCAGACGGCGTGCTCGCTGGTGCTGTCGTCGACGTCACCGCGCACCTGGCGCGTGACCGTGAGGTTCTTGCCGTGCACCGTCTTGATCTTCTCGGTGTCGAAATAGCTCCCTTTGCCCTTGAACACGGTGGTCGTGTCGATGTCGACAGGCGTGCGTTTCGCCCGTGGCTCGACGTACCACGCGAGCATCGGGGCCAGGACGAGCAGAAAAACGCCGAGTCCGAGGAGGATCAGCGAGAGGGGCGAGGCTGTGCGGCGCATCCGGCACTCCTGGGGGCGGGTGAGAAGTGTTACCGAGCCGTAGGGGCCGGAACGCTAGGCGGACCCTTGACGAAGTGTCAATGCGTTGATGAAACTGTGCACCTGCCGGGTGGGGCCGGTGAGGGACTGTGCGCACGACATCCGCGCGACCTGGGTGGGGACGACCTCCAGCAGAGAGGCTGACCCTGACATGCACCGATTGCTCGCCGCCGGTCTGACCGTCGTAGCCGCCGCGGCACTCGCCGTGGCCGCCGCGTTCGGCGTCGTCGCGCTCCTGAACGCGACCCCGGAACAACCCAACACCCCCCTCGTGCATTACGAGACTGCCCCGCGGGGACAGTGAGTGGCCGTGCCCGTGACCGAGAGCCAGGGGTCACTTTCCGTCCGCTCGGCCTGGCGCGACGTACCGCCCATGCAAGTGCGCCGGTTCGCCGCGCTCGCCCTGGACGAGGTGCCCGCCCTGGCGCAGGACATCCTGCGGCAGATCCGCTCGGAGTACCCCGGCCTGCCCGTCGTCCTCGACGACTCGGGCGAACCCATGGCGCTCATCGGCATACGCCGCGCCCTGGAGGGCTTCGTCCAGCAGATCGCGGCCGCCGAGGGCGGGCGCCCGTGCTACCCCCTTGAGGTCTTCCAGGAATTCGGCAGGGGCGAGGGCCTGCACGGCCGCAGCCTCGACTCGCTCCAGGCGATCTACCGCCTCGGCGTACGGCTCGCCTGGCGCCGCCTGGCCGAGATCGGCCAGCAGATCGAGATCCCGCCACCGGCCATGTACGAACTCGCCGAGTCCGGCTTCGAGTACCTGGACGGCCTGGTCGACCAGTCCGTCCGCGGATACGCCGAGGCGGCGGCCCGGCAGGCCGGTGAACGGCTGCGCCTTCAGCGGAAGTTGATGGAGCTGCTGCTCTCCGAACGCCGCGGGGAGTCCGGGGCGGGAGCACCGGCGGATTCCGGTTCCGGTTCGGGTTCCGGTTCCGGTTCGCACTCCGGGTCCCGGCAGCCCGGCGCCCGCAGCGCGCTCGACGAACGGGCCGCCCGCGTCGGCTGGCAGCTGCCCGAGCGGGTCGCCGTCGGCGTGCTCCTTCGCCCCGCGCGCGAAGCCGTGGCGCCCGCCGTCGGCCAGGGCGTCCTGCTCGACATGGAGACCGAACAGCCCCGCATGGTCGTCCCCGACCCGGACGCCGCCGGGCGCCCCGAACTCCTGCGGCGCGCCATGACGGGCTGGTCCGGCGCGATCGGCCCGCCCGTACCGCTCGCCGACGCCGCGAAGTCGCTGCGCTGGGCGGAGGCCGCCGTCCGCCTGATGGAACGCGGCCTTCTCCCCTCCGGCGAGGTCCTGCACTGCACCGAGCACACCGAGGCCCTGGTCCTGCTCCAGCCCGAGGAGCTCATCGAGGACTTGGCCCGCCGCTGCCTCGCCCCGCTCGCGCACTGCGGCCCGGCGCACGGCCGCCGCCTCGCCGAGACCCTGCTCGCCTGGCTGGAGACGCGGGGCGGAGCGCCGGAGGTCGCGGCACGGCTCGGGGTGCACCCGCAGACGGTGCGCTACCGCCTGCGGCAGATCAGGGAGCTGTGGGGCGACGAGGTCGACGACCCGGACCGCCGCTTCGAGCTGGAACTGGTGCTCAGGGCAAGGCGGTTGCGAGGAGAGCTCGGACGGGTGGGCTGACCGCAGACGTTCGGACAGCCGTACGGGTAGCCTGCCGCAATGGACATAGCGGTACGCGCGCAGGCAGCACTCGGCGAGGGTCCCACCTGGGATGCCGCCGCCCGGCGGCTCATCTGGGTCGACATCCTGAGCTCACGCGTCCACACGTACGACCCGTCGACCGGGCACCGCTCGGTCCTGGCCACCGAGCAGCACGTCGGCGCCGCGAAGCCGCGCGCGGGCGGCGGCCTGGTGGTGAACCTGCGGGACGGCGTGGGCCTCTACGACTCCGTGGCCGACGGCGGCGCCTTCCGCTGGCTGCACCGCGAGGTCGTGCCGGGCCGTCGGGGCAACGACGCGGCGGTCGCGCCCGACGGCGCGCTCTGGGCGGGCACGATGCGCTACGACGAGGGAGCGGGCGGCGGCAACCTGATCCGGCTGACCGGCGACGGCACCGCGACCGAGGTGTACGACGACGTGTCCGTCAGCAACGGCGTGGGGTGGAGCCCCGACGGCCGCTCCCTGTACTACATCGACACCCTGACCCGGCGCATCGACGTACTGGACCTGGGCGACGGCCAACTCCCGCTCTCCAGGCGCCCCTTGGTGACGATC
Protein-coding sequences here:
- a CDS encoding DUF3367 domain-containing protein, whose product is MTTVQAPPPAAVRPTADAPEPGRGPRSKRWLLGFWAVVFVLFLAVKPGRMTFDTKLGVAVDPWQFLSDLGQLWHDRGGFGGIQDQYVGYTWPMLPFYGLADLVQLPVWLAERLWLSLIVATAFWGALRLAERLRIGSSSSRLIGAVAYALWPTFTVVVGSTSAAALPGALLPWVLLPLTNDRISARSAALRSALVIPFMGGVNAAATLASLLPVGLYLLSRPNGPRKRKLITWWVPGVILATAWWVVPLLMLGIYGENFLPYVENSATTTGTMSATETLRGAGNWVAYLHFGEAWLPAGWTVATSVIVVVCSALAAALGLAGLARRDLPERRWLVLTVLSVVLITLAGYGGAFGAPFHETVQSWLNGGLVPFRNIYKFQTGLALALVFGLMHLVGVAAQSRGARPVRGRKFAPLIAALLVLPGLAFPYLNGSILQPGSFQKLPNYWEATGDWLKKYSPDSRALVVPATAHGIYTWGSPIDQPLDVLAESRWAQRDYVPFGTPGNRRAMDAVEQALTTGGAVPGLRDYLTRAGLYYVVVRNDLDPDQIGNVPTATVKRTLEESGFDRVTGFGPTETGGTIPKDTPLQVEGLYPRERAVEIYAPSSGAERPGQAGIKPVSNTAVVSGGPESLLQLSADPSMRDRPSVLTGDNHPGVGTPGLQAVGDGLRRADTRFGLVNSNTSYTYTPGERNASDAVQDAGKKPHQILPTKGIEHQTTAVLRGAKSVTASSYGNWLFHLPQYDPVNAFDGNPATSWAEGSPGKPKGAWIKAEFRSKESIPASIRVIPLPQEGVRAAPTRVKVETEQGSRTSSLQPNGMRQSVKAPAGDSSWLKVTILDAQIGHEGLTGAGFSEITVPGVRVTKLLQLPKDTGSDASREGAAGADATTYSMHRSSDPSALSPVNSEAGLHRRFETPAEAEYEVSASAVAVPGSDLDKLLYKVAPEQKDQIVASADSTSKLGGSLSPRNLTDGDLTTAWIAGDSPVVHLKWKGKQPIGEIVLPAAGGLSTRPEKIEISSPDGAAVAGVDENGNARFSPITTDELTVTITETAPLTVHNPVADDDLQLPVGLTEVYVPALDKYRTKQPAASEKFELACGEGPELAVDGKLYATSAKGSVRDLVERRPIEVTLCSRGTENTKVSLGSGEHTVEAGDAGPLTLMDVSLTQGTPGTIDEESRSLNIKDWLGDRREIAVGAGAASYLSTYENVNDGWKATLNGKELSSVRLDGWQQGFLVPEGEGGTVKLSYEPSRIYEIGLIGGGVAVLALLALVLIRRREPNPDGPDLAPPAPGLILGTVALTLVAAVIAGWFALLVPALALLAWRRHALLVPLAFVAMAGAGIVAAVGAGEPTTSDAGAFSPAAQLLALIALFAALVSVRGAAAEEPAAYGSGDTGGGGEAAPWGPPPHQPPAHQPPPAAPPVAPQPLGPDRDLGTTPLPRRKRGENEPGGPGSGQDGGAPQAATSSTISARGPASAQPEPAPSGTRTARTTRFRRRRPRSEEGLAGAAAPSAPGEDTER
- a CDS encoding class I SAM-dependent methyltransferase, which codes for MRDPSLRRSLTLFRAFLREQQEPERCYTLLARDAADQVEAYGPVKGRVVVDVGGGGGYFTEEFRRRGAQSFLFEPDPAELGAKPPEGSVVADGYLLPLADGVADVTFSSNVLEHVDDPQTFLSEMVRVTRPGGLIYVSFTNWYSPWGGHEWAPWHYLGGARGRARYERRTGKAAKHTLGENLFAHHVGPTLRQVRAREDVSVVSARSRYWPFWASGITKVPGVREFATWNLLLILRRCP
- a CDS encoding glycosyltransferase family 4 protein, producing the protein MPQHVPSPLRDAAPRVAQRLPALPPQPSRIVFLARRDLGNPAAGGSELLVDRLADGLSKLGHEVTLLCGGPAAFRDYRVVSAGGDLGHYLRSRSAFTRQVGDCDLLVEVCNGMPYLAPLWHRGPTLCLVNHVHTDLWGMRFQGALAPAARLGRRLEHWSLSGAQRGNLLVAVSPSTATALRAIGVERERIRIVHNGVEEPGPLHPRSDEPLFLAMGRLVEYKRIDLLLRLWERVRPVTGGRLVIVGDGPERQRLQQLAGPGVEFKGHVSEAEKHRLLCEAWMLLHPSAVEGWGLVITEAATRSTPAIGFDVPGVRDSIEDGVTGLLARGESSFAAAWCTLALSSERRETFGKAAGERATGYRWANSVREFQAVAAEAVASGIGAP
- a CDS encoding DUF3068 domain-containing protein, encoding MRRTASPLSLILLGLGVFLLVLAPMLAWYVEPRAKRTPVDIDTTTVFKGKGSYFDTEKIKTVHGKNLTVTRQVRGDVDDSTSEHAVWDVVTSVDPDKSLPASDPHDSLQFTQERWVTDRETNKPVHCCDEKPYFEGEAYLKFPFDVERRSYVWWDNTLGATVPLTFRGTKKIQGYEGYRFTAKVKPAKTGTRLVPGRLVGQPKRSNVIAEEWYSNHGVELVADKRTGRIIYAAIGPRKTLRAPGSDKDATVLLESKRIAFTEKTQKAQVELADDDSSRLKLLGETLPVGTGVLGALLAIAGGVLVLRGRRSDSGAQGPGGPGSAAEPSGPNSDTSPTALQPTTM
- a CDS encoding helix-turn-helix domain-containing protein, whose translation is MQVRRFAALALDEVPALAQDILRQIRSEYPGLPVVLDDSGEPMALIGIRRALEGFVQQIAAAEGGRPCYPLEVFQEFGRGEGLHGRSLDSLQAIYRLGVRLAWRRLAEIGQQIEIPPPAMYELAESGFEYLDGLVDQSVRGYAEAAARQAGERLRLQRKLMELLLSERRGESGAGAPADSGSGSGSGSGSHSGSRQPGARSALDERAARVGWQLPERVAVGVLLRPAREAVAPAVGQGVLLDMETEQPRMVVPDPDAAGRPELLRRAMTGWSGAIGPPVPLADAAKSLRWAEAAVRLMERGLLPSGEVLHCTEHTEALVLLQPEELIEDLARRCLAPLAHCGPAHGRRLAETLLAWLETRGGAPEVAARLGVHPQTVRYRLRQIRELWGDEVDDPDRRFELELVLRARRLRGELGRVG
- a CDS encoding SMP-30/gluconolactonase/LRE family protein, translating into MDIAVRAQAALGEGPTWDAAARRLIWVDILSSRVHTYDPSTGHRSVLATEQHVGAAKPRAGGGLVVNLRDGVGLYDSVADGGAFRWLHREVVPGRRGNDAAVAPDGALWAGTMRYDEGAGGGNLIRLTGDGTATEVYDDVSVSNGVGWSPDGRSLYYIDTLTRRIDVLDLGDGQLPLSRRPLVTIEDGAGYPDGLTVDADGCVWVALWDGAAVRRYTPSGALDRVIELPVVRPTACAFGGPGLRDLYITSASTGLEAPHPLSGSVLVVPDAGQGVEQAAFAG